The Chlorocebus sabaeus isolate Y175 chromosome 6, mChlSab1.0.hap1, whole genome shotgun sequence genome has a segment encoding these proteins:
- the FPR3 gene encoding N-formyl peptide receptor 3 isoform X2, with the protein MESDFSIPLNESEEVLPEPAGYTVLWIFSLLVHGVTFVFGVLGNGLVIWVAGFRMTRTVSTICYLNLALADFSFSAILPFRMVSVAMREKWPFGLFLCKLVHVMIDINLFVSVYLITVIALDRCICVLHPAWAQNHRTLSLAKRVIMGLWVLAIVLTLPNFIFWTTVSTENGDTHCIFRFPFWGDTVVERMNVFITMAKVSLILHFIIGFSIPMSIITVCYGIIVAKIHKKRMTKSSRPLHVFTAVVASFFICWFPYELTGILMAVWLKEILFNGKYKIIIVLLYPTSSLAFFNSCLNPVLYVFMGHNFQERLIRSLPTSLERALTEVPDSTQTSNTDTNSASPPEERELQAM; encoded by the coding sequence ATGGAAAGCGACTTCTCCATTCCTCTGAATGAATCTGAGGAGGTGCTCCCTGAGCCTGCTGGCTACACCGTTCTGTGGATCTTCTCATTGCTAGTCCACGGAGTCACCTTTGTCTTCGGAGTGCTGGGCAACGGGCTCGTGATCTGGGTGGCTGGATTCCGGATGACACGCACAGTCAGCACCATCTGTTACCTGAACCTGGCCCTAGCTGACTTCTCTTTCAGTGCCATCCTACCATTCCGAATGGTCTCAGTCGCCATGAGAGAAAAATGGCCTTTTGGCTTGTTCCTATGTAAGTTAGTTCATGTCATGATAGACATCAACCTGTTTGTCAGTGTCTACCTAATCACTGTCATTGCTCTGGACCGCTGTATTTGTGtcctgcatccagcctgggcccaGAACCATCGCACCTTGAGTCTGGCCAAGAGGGTGATCATGGGACTCTGGGTTCTTGCCATAGTCCTTACCTTACCAAATTTCATCTTCTGGACTACAGTAAGTACTGAGAATGGGGACACACACTGTATTTTCAGATTTCCATTCTGGGGTGACACTGTTGTAGAGAGGATGAACGTGTTCATTACCATGGCCAAGGTCTCTCTGATCCTCCACTTCATTATTGGCTTCAGCATACCCATGTCCATCATCACAGTCTGCTATGGGATCATCGTTGCCAAAATTCACAAAAAGCGCATGACTAAATCCAGCCGTCCCTTACACGTCTTCACTGCTGTGGTGGcttctttcttcatctgttgGTTCCCTTATGAACTAACTGGCATTCTAATGGCAGTCTGGCTCAAAGAGATTTTGTTCAATGGCAAATACAAAATCATTATTGTCCTGCTTTACCCAACAAGCTCCCTGGCCTTTTTTAACAGCTGCCTCAACCCAGTTCTCTACGTCTTCATGGGTCATAACTTCCAAGAAAGACTGATTCGCTCCTTGCCCACAAGTTTGGAGAGGGCCCTGACTGAGGTCCCTGACTCAACCCAGACCAGCAACACAGACACCAATTCCGCTTCACCTCCTGAGGAGAGGGAGTTACAAGCAATGTGA